Genomic segment of Pseudomonas sp. CCI4.2:
CGCCGTGGAGCAGCAAACGGCGGTGGCCCATGACATCGACAGAAACATTGTCGAAATCAACCGTGCGGGTGAGCGCACGGCAGAAGGTGCGAATCAAACGGAACACGCCAGCCGTCAATTATCGGCGCAGGTCGTGGAGTTGAAGCAGTTGATTAGCGCGTTTCGCGTATAGCGCTGCTTATTTCCAGTTGAACAGCTCGTAGGCGTTGCGGGTGCTGGCGTTGGCCAACTCCTCAGCTGGCACGCCCATTAACTGGGCCAGGGCCAAGCAGATGTCAGGCAAATGCTCGGGGCTGTTGCGCTGGTTAGGGTACATGGCGGGCGCCATGTCCGGGGCGTCGGTCTCCAGCACGACGCTGTCCAGCGGCAGTTTAGCGATGACCCGGTGCATGCGCAGCGCTTGGGGCCAAGTCGCTGCACCCCCCAAACCGAGCTTGAACCCAAGCTTGATGTATTCATCCGCTTCTTCCCGGCTTCCGGCAAACGCATGGATGATCCCACCGCGCTTGAGCTTGTAGTCTTTGAGTGTGGCGATTACGTTGGCGTGGCTGCGTCTGACATGCAAAAGGGCCGGCAAATTGAAGTCGACGGCCAGTTGCAGTTGCGCCTCGAACATCCCTTGTTGACGGTCTCGGTCCAGGGTCTCAACAAAGTAATCCAGCCCGAATTCACCCACCGCGCACAGCTGTGGATGTCCCTTGAGGCGTGTCAGCCAGTCGCCCAATTCCTCCACGTGGTCAAGCAGATGCTCATCGAGATACAGTGGGTGCAGGCCGAATGCCGCGAACAGGCTGGCGTCGCTTTGCACCAAATCCCACACCCGCGGCCAGTTGCGCTGATGCACACCTAGCACCACCGCCCGTTCGACGCCCACCGCTCGGCAGTTTGCCATCAGCGTCTGGCGGTCAGCGTCGAAGTCTGGAAAATCCAAATGAGTATGGGTGTCGATCAACGTCATATTCAGACCTCGTGAATACGTTGTTTGAACGTCCGCGCAATGGCATGCACGCCGGGCTGGTAATCGTCTTTTTCCACCGCCGCTAACGCCAGCGCCAGTGCTTGATCCGCGATCAGTGGGTGCTGTTGCGCCATGGCATTGACCGGCAGCGGCAGGAAGTCTAGCAATTGAGTGTCACCGAAGGTGCCTAAATGCAGTTGCGCCGGATTCAGCGCCTGACTGTGCAGCAGGTCAAAAACACCCTGCAACAACACGTAGGACGTGGTGATCAGTGCGTCGGGCAACTGGCCCAAACGTTCAAGCAGTTCGCTGGCCAGTCGCTTGCCACACTCACGGCTAAAGGCTTCGCCCTGTTGAACGATGACCTCGCCGCTGAAGCGTGTGAGCGCTTGCTCGAAACCGGCGGTGCGGATCTGGCTGACGATCAGTTCTGGGTGCGCGCTGATCAGCGCGATGTGCCGGGGCATCGGCTTCAACAAGCTGTGGGTCAGTTGCAGGCTGGCTTGATGGTCATCGCTGACCACTGAGCAGAAATGCGCAGGGTCCATCTGGCGGTCTATCGCGATAATCGGCAGACCGACCTTTTGCAGTTCGCGGTAGCTGTCGTCATCGTATGGCAGGCAGCTGGCGACAAACAGCGCATCACAACGCCGGGCGCGAAACAGCTGCAGCAGTTGCAGCTCGCTGGCAGGGGAGTCGTCGGAGCTGGCAATCAGCAGTTGATAGCCGTGGGCGCGGGCGCGTTGTTCCAGCAGTTTGGCGATGCGTGCGTAGCTGGGGTTTTCCAGGTCTGGGAGGATGAATCCCAGGGTTCGCGTATGACGGCTGCGCAAACCGGCGGCTTGTGGGTTGGGGCGGAAGCCATGTTGATCAACCACCTTGCGCACACGCTCGACGGTCGCGCTGCTGATGCGTTGCTGTTCGGCTTTGCCGTTGATGACGTAGCTGGCGGTGGTCACTGAAACACCGGCCAGACGAGCAATATCAGTGAGTTTCAACCCAATATCCTTTTTGTTGTTGGATTGCGGTGTGTCTGAAATACCGCTACAGCGGGTTACCTCCCGCTGACTTCTAATCTCAGGCGCTTATTCTCAGGAGACCTTCGCACAACTTGAAGCTCTCAGTTATTTCGCGCAATTTTTTGAAAAACCGTCCAAGTCATATGACGCTTGGGCTTCAACGGCAGCAGATTATCGAGTAACGTGCCGCACTTGACAGATTAATCGATTCAGCTTGAAAAATAATCCAGTCGCACTGCCCGCCT
This window contains:
- the cra gene encoding catabolite repressor/activator gives rise to the protein MKLTDIARLAGVSVTTASYVINGKAEQQRISSATVERVRKVVDQHGFRPNPQAAGLRSRHTRTLGFILPDLENPSYARIAKLLEQRARAHGYQLLIASSDDSPASELQLLQLFRARRCDALFVASCLPYDDDSYRELQKVGLPIIAIDRQMDPAHFCSVVSDDHQASLQLTHSLLKPMPRHIALISAHPELIVSQIRTAGFEQALTRFSGEVIVQQGEAFSRECGKRLASELLERLGQLPDALITTSYVLLQGVFDLLHSQALNPAQLHLGTFGDTQLLDFLPLPVNAMAQQHPLIADQALALALAAVEKDDYQPGVHAIARTFKQRIHEV
- a CDS encoding TatD family hydrolase; protein product: MNMTLIDTHTHLDFPDFDADRQTLMANCRAVGVERAVVLGVHQRNWPRVWDLVQSDASLFAAFGLHPLYLDEHLLDHVEELGDWLTRLKGHPQLCAVGEFGLDYFVETLDRDRQQGMFEAQLQLAVDFNLPALLHVRRSHANVIATLKDYKLKRGGIIHAFAGSREEADEYIKLGFKLGLGGAATWPQALRMHRVIAKLPLDSVVLETDAPDMAPAMYPNQRNSPEHLPDICLALAQLMGVPAEELANASTRNAYELFNWK